GCCTCATCTAAAACTACCAGTACGTCCCGAGAAACACGCTCCAGAAAACGCAATAAATCATCTACTTCAGATAGCGTGCCAGTAGGATTATTGGGGCTGGCAATAAATACAATCCGTGTTTCGGGTGTAACCGCATCCAGCATAGCTGCCAGGTCATGTCCATAATCTCTGGCTGGAACGGAAATACCGTTGGCCCCAATTGTTTGCACGACTAACGGATAAACTGCAAAAGCATGTTGTGAATAAACAGCTGCAGCTCCGGGTTTTAGAAATACGCGTGCTGCAAGATCGAGAATGTCATTAGAACCATTGCCCAGTATAATCTGATCGGTATTCACACTATAGCGCTGAGAGATGGCCGCTTTTAATTCAAAACCACTGCCATCCGGATAGAGTGAGATCTGATTGAGCGCATTTATCATTGCTTCGCGTGCGAGGGGACTTGTTCCGAGAGGATTCTCATTGGATGCAAGCTTAATCACGTTATGTTCATCCAGTCCTAGTTCTCTTACTAACTCAGAGATGGGTTTGCCAGGTTGATAAGGCTGGATTGCGCGGATATATTCCGGAGCAAAATCACAAAGATTCATAAGGTTCAATTCGTAAACAGTAGAGAAATGGAAGTAGGGAGAAAATAATTTAATGCTGGATTATGGGCATGTTCAGTTATGATCCAGCTTTTTTAAATATGCGTTATGCTACAGGATAAGATCCGAATATCTTTAAGAATGTTGCTTTCTTACGTAGTTCTTGAAGTGCAGTTACAACATTCTGGTTTTCCTGGTGGCCTTCAATATCAATAAAAAATACATATTCCCACAGCCCGGTACGTGATGGACGTGACTCGAGGCGACTCATGCCGACACCATATTGGGCCAGTGGCGCGAGTAGTTCATGGATTGCGCCAGGGCGATTATTCGTCGAAATGACCAGTGACGTTTTATCTTTACCGGAGGCCGCGATATTTTGTGTTCCAATGACTAGAAATCGCGTCGTATTTTTTGGATCATCTTCGATATTTTCGGCACAGATAGCCAGTCCAAATACATCAGCTGCTCTTTTGCTTGCAATTGCGGCCGCATTTTTATCTGCTGCAGCTAATCGAGCTGCATCGGCATTACTGGGTGCATTGATGCGTGCAGTATCTAATAAGTGAGGTAAATTTCTGTGCAACCATTCGTGACACTGAGAGAATGATTGCGGATGCGAATAAATTTTATTAATTTGTGAAAGTTCAGTATGCTGGGCCATCAGATATTGATGTATGGGTAACTGAATTTCACCGCATACAATTAATGGTGTTTGTAACAATAAATCCATCGTTCTGCCAATTGCACCTTCAGTAGAATTCTCTATCGGTACGACGCCATAACCTGCTGCCCCTGATTCTACTTTACGAAAGACTTCATCAATTGAATCACACGCTGCTGTCGTGATAGCGTTACCAAAACGTTTTAAAGCTGCTTCTTCAGAGAACGTTCCACGTGGACCTAAATAGGCCACAGTTATGGGTTCTTCCATGGCACGGCACAAAGACATAATTTCAGTAAATAGCTGAATAATACGTTCATTTGCGACAGGTCCGAGATTGTGTTCCTTTAAACGCTCCAGTATCTGGGCTTCCCGGTCAGGACGATAAATGATGCCACTCTTTTTTTTCTGTCCAATCGCTTGTGCAAGTTTGGCACGCTCATTTACCAGCTTGAGTAATTCATTGTCAATGGTGTCAATCTTGTCGCGTAAGTGTTGGAGTTCTTCAGTCATCGAATATAATGATATCTGGCTTAACAAAAATTATTGAATCAAAGTGGGCAGGTAGCGTGTCATGAGAACACCAGGTATCCTGGCAAGATCATCGATTACCTGTTGGGGTACCATGCTGTCGACATCCACTAACGTGTAAGCCATTTCTCCACGTGATTTATTGGTCATATTGTGTATATTTAAATTAGCTTTTGCCATACTGGTAGAGATTTGTCCCAGTAGATTGGGAACATTGGCATTAGCTACTGCTACTCGATAAGGTGATTCACGTTCCATTGTGATATTAGGAAAATTAACCGTATTAGTAATATTACCATTCTGGAGGTAATCTACGAGCTGATTCGCTACCATCACAGCGCAGTTTTCTTCTGCTTCCAGAGTAGATGCGCCTAAATGGGGTAAGGTAATAACTGCCTTGTGGTGCAGTAATTTCTGACTTGGGAAGTCGCAAACATAGTATTTGATTTTGTGATTCTGGAGGCCTGCCAAAACTGCATTTTCATCAATAACGCCGCCACGTGAGAAATTCAGCAAAATCGTATCTGGTCTCATGCTGCTCACGTTTTCTTCATTAATAAGATGGCGTGTTGTATCCAATAATGGAACATGCAGTGTAATAAAATCACTGCGACGTATAATTTCTTCAATATCTTGTGCTTTTTTTACTGCTGACGATAGGCTCCAGGCAGAATCGATTGTTATCTTGGGATCATAACCGATGACTTTCATGCCCAGTTTAAGTGCCACATCCGCTACGAGTCTTCCGATTTCACCCAAACCAATAATGCCTAACGTGCGCCCAGGTAATTCTATGCCAGAAAATTGTTTTTTTTCCGCTTCAGCTGCTTTGTGTAAGGTAGCATCATCGCCTTGCAAATGCTCGGAAAAGTGTAGTGCGGGCACTAAATTTCTTGCCGCCAGTAGCATTCCGGCCAGCACCAGTTCTTTGACTGCGTTGGCATTGGCTCCTGGAGTATTGAACACAGGGATGCCCCGGGAACTCATATTCGTAACGGGTATATTATTAGTTCCGGCTCCTGCACGTCCTATTGCTAGGACGCTGTCCGGGATATGCATTTTCAGCATATTATGTGAGCGTACAAGGATAGCATCCGGGTTAGCACTAGTATCGCTCACCTGATAGTGATTTGCCGGGAAGCATTTCAATCCTCGGGGTGAAATCTGATTAAAGGTCCGGATATTGAAGATCTTGTGTTGACGTTCAGGCATGATTACTTGCAAATTCCTTCATAAATGCTA
This genomic window from Nitrosomonas cryotolerans ATCC 49181 contains:
- a CDS encoding 3-phosphoglycerate dehydrogenase family protein, whose product is MPERQHKIFNIRTFNQISPRGLKCFPANHYQVSDTSANPDAILVRSHNMLKMHIPDSVLAIGRAGAGTNNIPVTNMSSRGIPVFNTPGANANAVKELVLAGMLLAARNLVPALHFSEHLQGDDATLHKAAEAEKKQFSGIELPGRTLGIIGLGEIGRLVADVALKLGMKVIGYDPKITIDSAWSLSSAVKKAQDIEEIIRRSDFITLHVPLLDTTRHLINEENVSSMRPDTILLNFSRGGVIDENAVLAGLQNHKIKYYVCDFPSQKLLHHKAVITLPHLGASTLEAEENCAVMVANQLVDYLQNGNITNTVNFPNITMERESPYRVAVANANVPNLLGQISTSMAKANLNIHNMTNKSRGEMAYTLVDVDSMVPQQVIDDLARIPGVLMTRYLPTLIQ
- the hisC gene encoding histidinol-phosphate transaminase, producing MNLCDFAPEYIRAIQPYQPGKPISELVRELGLDEHNVIKLASNENPLGTSPLAREAMINALNQISLYPDGSGFELKAAISQRYSVNTDQIILGNGSNDILDLAARVFLKPGAAAVYSQHAFAVYPLVVQTIGANGISVPARDYGHDLAAMLDAVTPETRIVFIASPNNPTGTLSEVDDLLRFLERVSRDVLVVLDEAYNEYLPEANKRNSISWLKRFPNLIITRTFSKAYGLAGVRVGFGLAHTDVADLMNRVRQPFNVNSIGLAGALAALQDTEFVERSYALNRTGMLHLTDGLRQLGIEYIPSFGNFLSFRVEGDVANTKKVYQSLLQQGVIVRPLGIYEMPQHLRVTIGLESENQKFLKSLERAIGELA
- the pheA gene encoding prephenate dehydratase — its product is MTEELQHLRDKIDTIDNELLKLVNERAKLAQAIGQKKKSGIIYRPDREAQILERLKEHNLGPVANERIIQLFTEIMSLCRAMEEPITVAYLGPRGTFSEEAALKRFGNAITTAACDSIDEVFRKVESGAAGYGVVPIENSTEGAIGRTMDLLLQTPLIVCGEIQLPIHQYLMAQHTELSQINKIYSHPQSFSQCHEWLHRNLPHLLDTARINAPSNADAARLAAADKNAAAIASKRAADVFGLAICAENIEDDPKNTTRFLVIGTQNIAASGKDKTSLVISTNNRPGAIHELLAPLAQYGVGMSRLESRPSRTGLWEYVFFIDIEGHQENQNVVTALQELRKKATFLKIFGSYPVA